The Thiomicrorhabdus aquaedulcis sequence GCCGGAAGTGGCGGCGCAATTAAACCAAGTGGGCGCTCTAAAAGGTGAAGCCGATGAAAGCGAAGGGGTCGCACATGAGTAACGAATTTATAAATAACGAATCGACGCTAAACCAAGTGCACATTAATCCCCAAGCGGCTTACGTCCAATTGAGTCATGCACTGGGGTTGCAAGAAGACGCCAATTTGCCCGATGCCGCCGTGCGGTTTGCGGCGATTAATCCGTTTGACTCGTTTATTGTGCAAGCCCCGGCGGGTTCGGGTAAAACGGCCCTTTTAACCCAACGTTATTTGGCGCTATTAGGCCAGGTGAATCAGCCTGAGCAAATTGTGGCCATGACCTTTACCAAAAAGGCCGCCGCCGAAATGCGCGAACGCATTATGGCTGCATTGCGCCTGGGGCTAAACGCTGCCAAACCCAATGCAACCTTATTTGAGCAAAACACCCATGCGCTGGCGGTGTGCGCGCTTAAACGCGATGCCCAATTGGGTTGGAATATTTTGCAAGCTCCACATCGTTTACGCATTAAAACCATCGACGGCATGAACGGCTATTTGGTAGGGCAAATGCCGTTACTCTCCAAAATGGGCGCACAACCGCAGGTGGCACAAAACAGCGATTTGGCGTATTTAGAAGCGGTGCAGCTCACCTTAAAAAGCACCTATTGCGAAGACGCGGTGGGTCAATTACTGCGTTTGGTCAATGGACGTTTTAACCGTGCCGAAAATTTATTGGTGAGCATGCTTAAAAAACGTGATCAATGGATGGGGCATTTGGTGCGCCTGCGCAGCACCGACCAAGATGAGGCGCGTCTCCATTTAGAGAGCGCGTTGCACAGTATTGTGCAAAGCGAACTGAATGAGCACGTTGCGCATTTAAGCGGTGTACAAACGTATTTGCAAGAAGCCTGCGAACTGGCCGATTACGCCGTGCAAAACCAACAACCGCAGTTATCGCCATTATGCGGCGCGTGGCCACTGCACGCCGATTTAGAACATTTAATGCCCTGGCGCGCCTTGGCGCAATGGCTGTTAACCAGCGATGAAAAAGGGTTGCGTAAAACCGTTACGGTTAAAAATGGTTTTCCGGCCGGCAAAGGCTTGGCTAAAGAGCAAAAAGATCGATTTTTAAATGCGTTGGCTGGTTTAAACGCCGACCCGCATCGCGCCCAGTTGGTCGAAAGTTTAGCGGTGTTAAAGAACCTGCCGCAACCGCAGTACAGTGAAGAGCAGTGGGACAATTTGCAATGGTTGGTGCATCTGCTGACGGTGGCGGCGGGGTATTTAAAAGTGGTGTTTCAAAGTCGCGGGCAGGCCGATTTTATCGAAATTGCCCAAGCCGCCAGTCAGGCACTGGGCAGCGCATTAGAGCCGACCGAGCTGGCCGAGCAATTGGATTATCAAATCAAACATATTTTGGTGGACGAGTTTCAGGACACCAGCGCCGAGCAAAACAGTTTAATGTGCAAATTGGTGGCCGGTTGGCAACCCGGTGATGGGCGCACATTGTTTATTGTGGGCGACCCCATGCAGTCTATTTACCGTTTTAGAGAAGCCGAAGTGGGCAATTTTTTGCAGGCTTGGAAAGGTCGTTTGGGCGAGGTGTGTTTAACCCCGGTTCATTTAACGGTCAACTTTCGCTCAACGCACGGCGTGGTCGATTGGGTAAATCGAACCTTTGTAAAAGTGTTTCCAAAGCGCGATAACATTGAAAAAGGGGCGGTCAGTTACAGTCCAGCGGTTGCCGCGTCTACTGATGCCACGCCCGCTGTGCACGAGCATTGGGCGTTAAATCAAGCGCCCGAAAGCGAAGCCCAAGCGATGTTTGCGTTGGTGCAACAGCGTTTAGCGGAGCTGGCGGCGCAGGCTAAGGTTAATCCGACCCAAAAGTTGGCTAATATTGCCATTTTGGGGCGTTCACGCGCCAGTTTAATGGGCATTGCGCGCAGGTTTAAAGACGCCAATATTGCCTTTAAAGCGGTGGAACTTGAAAGCTTGGCCGAGCGTCAAGAGGTGCAAGATGTGTTGGCGTTAAGCCGCGCATTATTGCATTTGGCCGATCGTCCGGCGTGGATTGCTTTACTGCGCTCGCCGTTGGTGGGGTTGTCGTTGGCCGACTTGTATGCGCTGATGGGCGACGAACCCGCTAAGTTGCATCAAACGGTGTGGCGTTTATTGACCGCAAACACCACGCCATTGTCTGACGAAGGGCAAACGCGCTTAAACGGGGTTGTGCCGATTTTGCACGGCGCGTTACAGCGCTTGGGCAGTGTGGCATTTTCGACCTTGGTGCGCGAAACTTGGTTGCAATTAGACGGCGCGCAAACGGTGGAAAACGCCGTGGCGTTAGATAATGTGCAGGTGTTTTTTGACACCTTGGCCGGGTTGGACGGCGAGGCGTTGGAGTTTAGCCAACTGGACAGTCTGTTGGCCGATTTGTACGCCAAAGCCGACGCGCGGCCAGAGGCTCAGCAAATTGAGCTGATGACCATGCACAAATCCAAAGGCTTGGAATTTGATACGGTTATCCTACCAGGCCTGGGCAGAAAGCCGCGCAGTAACGATCATCAACTGGTCAGTTGGTTTGCATTTTTGGACAATAGCGCCTTGGACGAAACACCGGTTGAGCAGTTGGTGATTGCGCCGATTGATCAAAAGGCCAGGACGCGTCGCCTTTAAGCAAGTTGTTAAAACGCTTTGAGCAGCAAAAGCAAGACTATGAGTTGGCGCGTCTGTTTTATGTGGCGTGTACCCGGGCCAAATGCCAATTGCACCTGTTTGGCAGCGTGCGTTTTCAACTGTCGGACAAGGACAGCGATACCTTGGACAGCGGTTTTACCGACACGCTAAAACCACCCAGCAGCAGTTTGCTGGCACCTCTCTGGCCGTGCGTGGCGGCGCAATTTGTGGCCTTGGCCAAAGCGTTTGAGCCCGCGCCAAGCCAAGTCGATGCGCTTAAACCCATCATAAAAGTCAGTCGGTTGCCGCTTGAACGAGTTGGATTTAAACCCTCAGCACTCATGTTAAAAGACGTTGCGGTAAATAAGCTGGCTGATCAGGTTAAAAACCCGGTAAATGAAACCTTACCAGGCCTGGTCGAATCGGCATTGCTTAATACCGAAGTGGGTAAACTGGTGCATAAAGTGTTAGAGCATGTGGTGGTACAAGGGCTTGAACACTGGCCATTAGCGAATGTTGCGGCGCAACTGCTGCAACGTCAACCCATTTACGCCCACTGGTTAACGCAGCAAGGGGTTATCGACGATTTACCCGTTGCGCTCGCGCGGGTGCAGCAGTCGTTACAAAATGCGTTAAGCCATGCGCAAGTGCGTTGGGCGTTGAGCAACCATTGGGACGAATCGGCGACCGAGCTGGCGTTGGTGAGCACGCAATTAAGTGACGCAACCGTTGACGAATCCATCGAACATCTTCAACAAACCAACCAACTTAATCTGCATGTGGTAGACCGAACGTTTGTGGATGACGCCAATACGCGTTGGATTATTGATTACAAAACCAGTGCGTTTGTCGGTGAATGGCGTGCGCTTGATGTAACCGAACGCCAAGCCTTTATAAACGCCAAAATAACCCACTACCAGCCACAATTAGCGCGCTACGGCGCGTTATTTGCCCAACTTGAAAACCGACCCCAAAAATGGGTGCTGTATTTTAGCGACCTTAATGAATGGGTTGAGTTGGCGGTGGAGGGGTGAAAAAAGTTTAATACACTTGGATATTTGATATGTTTGGCGTATAAGCATTCGTGGTTTAATTGACCTTTGATCACGGTTTGAAAAAAATGAAAGTCAAAGGTCTCTCAAAGACAATAAAGTATGAGGAGTAATATAAGTGCCAACCATTTCGATGTTTTATGGGATTGTGATTTATTTATACTTTTTTGATAATGAACGACACAACTTGCCACATATTCACGCTAAATTTCAGGATTATGACGCTTCTTTTTCCATTGAAGATGGTGATTTGTTGTCAGGAAATATTCCATTAAACAAACAGCGTTTAGTTCAGGCATGGATTGAGATTCACCGCGAGTCATTGATGGCAGATTGGGAGTTGGCTGTGAATGGCCTGCCGCCATTTAAAATTGAACCTTTAAAATAACGAGGCTTTTAAATGCATTTAGTCAGTTCAGTAAAACCACTTGATAATTATCAGTTGGCGGTTACATTTAAAACGGGTGAAGAGAGGTTGTTTGATGTTTCGCCTTTTTTAGAAAAAGGGGTGTTTGTGCAATTAAAAAATCCCGACTTTTTTAGGCGAGCATTCATCGCATGGGACACCGTTTGCTGGCCTAATGAGTTGGATATTTCACCCGATACGATTTATTTGTGCTCTAAACCATTACAGGCGGCGCAGTAATAGTGCGTTAATGGCGCATTAATAGGTGGGCATCACTTCACTCGCGCAAAATCCTCTTTTAACCAGGCCTGGTCAGATTTATTTGAAGGGTTTGTGCGTTAAAGAAGGCTTCAAATTCGTTGATGGGCAAGGGTTTGCTAAACAAATAGCCTTGGTACAGCGTGCAGCCTTGTTCTAATAGTATTTGACGTTGCTGCTGGGTTTTCAACGCCTTCGGCGACCACTTCGAGTTTTAAGGCTTTTGCCATGGCCAAAATGGTTTGTACAATGGTAACGTTTTCTTGATTGCGTTCGCGCTCTAAGCCTTTAACAAACGATTGGTCTATTTTGACTTGCGCCAGCGGCAGTTGTTTAATAACCGACAGTGATGAGTAACCTGTGCCAAAGTCGTCCATCGAAAATTGAATGCCTATTGAACGAAGTTGTTGCATGGTTTGAATGGTCTGTTCTATGTTTTGAATGGCTAAGCTTTCGGTGAGCTCAAGTTTTAAACACGTTGGGTTAATGCCGGTGTCTTGTATAGTTTTGAGCAGATTGGGTACAAATTGTTCGTGCGCAAATTGTTTAGGACTCACGTTTACCGCAATTTGCACATGGCGTAATTGGTCGTGGGTTTGCCATTGTCGTAGTTGCTGACAGGCTTGGTATATAACAAACTCGCCCAAGGCTAAAATTAAAGTAGATTCTTCGGCTAAGGGAATGAATTCGGCAGGCGATATCATGCCTTTTTGTGGATGGTTCCAACGAATAAGGGCTTCGCAACCTGTAATGCGTAAGTGCTGATTTATTTGCGGCTGGTAGTGCAGTTCAAACTCGCCACGCACTACGGCTTGACGCAAATCGCTAAGCATGGCCGCGTGGTGTTCTATTTTAATTTGCATGTCGTTATTAAAAAATCTTACGGTATTGCGACCTTGTTTTTTGGCCTCGTACATGGCCATATCGGCATGCATAATAATTGATTCGGCACTCTCAGCTTTGGGGCCAAATTGGTCTATGCCGATGCTGGGGCTTGAATGATGGGTGATATTTTCTAAGATAAAGTCGGCTTCAAAGGCCGCTAGAATTTTTTGAGCAATATCGGCGGATAATTCAGACGCACTTACGCAGTCGAAGCCAATGCCTTCAATAAGCACTACAAATTCGTCACCGCCAATGCGCGCCACGGTGTCTATTTCACGCACTGCATTTTTTAAGCGGTGCGCTACTTCTATTAACAACAAGTCGCCCATTCGATGACCTTTAGAATCGTTAAGGGTTTTAAAGTTGTCTAAATCTATAAAAGCAGCACGCTGTATTCTTGGGTACGCACGCATTTTTGAATCGCCAAATCTAAACGATCCCACAGCAAACGTCGGTTGGGCAGTTGGGTTAGTGGGTCGTAAAAGGCCAGTTTTTCAATTTTAGCTTGGTTTTTATGGCTTTCGGTAATGTCTGAAAAGTTGGCGACGTACTGAGTAATCTTCAACTCGGGGTCGAGCACGGCGGTGATGGTTAACCATTCCAAATACAATGTACCGTCTTTGCGGCGATTCCAAATCTTACCCTGCCAAAAATGTTGGGTTGTTAGAACCTCCCAAAGAGTTCTGTAAAATTCTTGGGTTTGCTTGCCTGAGTTTAAGATGGCCGGAGTCAACCCAATCACTTCGTTGGCGGCATAGCCGGTTAAGCGACAAAAAGATTGGTTAACGCGCAAAATAATGCCTGCCGCATTGGTAATCATTATACCGTCTTGGCTTTCAAACGCTGTAGCGGCCACGCGCAAGGCGTCTTGGGCTTTTTTGGTGTGCGAAATGTCGTGAAAAACCACCACAGTGCCCGCCAATTTTTGATGCATGTGCAATGGTTGCGACGATATATGGACTGCAAACGATTTGCCATTGGCATGTATAAAAGTAAGTTCGCCTTCAAAGGTGATTGTTGTTTCAATAGGGCAAGTCTGATGTTTGCTTTCTTTGGGATTGTGAAACAAGCTGTGCGCATTTTGGCCAATTAAATTGGCTTTTGAGTAGCCTAATATTTTTAAAGCGGCTTCGTTTACCTCGGTTATATGGCCTTGTAAATCTGTGGCGTAAAGCCCTTCGGTCATAGTGTTGTATAGGCTTTCTAAATAATGGGTGGTTTGCATTTTAGCGCGATTTGAACGACGATTTTGATGAATAGCCGCCCCTAATATTAGCAATGTAACCGTGCTGATGAGTGCGTAAAACCAAAAGTATTGCACATTCTGGTCCATTTCGGGCGCGGGTTTAATCGACACTAAATAGGCGTTTACTTGGTTGTCTAAGTTTTTGACAGCACTAAAGGTTGCCAAGTGCGTTAACCCATCTAGGGTCAGAAGATGGCCAAAACTTACATGCTGATTCAGTTTTTTAGACAAAGAGGCATCGCTTTGCCAAACTGATCCCAGTGCTTTAGCTGGTCTAGGGGTTTGATGGGTTTGCTCTAGCCAATCGCTTGAGAATAAGCTGGGCTGATAGAGTGCCGAAAACTCACTAAAACTTTTAAGCTCTAAATCGTGCTTATTTTGAATTAAGCTAAAATCACTGTGCGGGTCGAGTAATCCCATTTCTATGCGCAAGGGTTCAAACGATTGACTAAGCTCAACGCTGCCCAAGTGCTCACCGTGTAAAATTATTGGAAATACATGTCTAAAGCCCGACTCTATTCGGCCAGCTTCAAAGCCATGCACGGCCTGTAAGGTTGCATTAGCTCGTGTGACCGAAATGCGCACGTTGCTTAAGTCGTCACCAAACTTATCGGGTTGGTGAAAGCGTAAAAAGCTTTGGTTAGTTGGCGTATGAAAGTGAAAGACATTCATATTTTGCGCGGCTAATTTGTCTTGCAGCGGCAAAAGTGCGTTATAAAGTTGCGCGCGGGCAATGTCGGCTTGATTAGGGTTTAGAGCAAGGCGAAGATTGTTGATAACTTTTGGATTATTGACTACGGTTTCAAAGTAGGCTTCTATGCCTTTTAAATGAATTTTTTGTACTGCCTGCCAAGCAATGTGTTGGGTTTGAATGTTTTTTTCAATAAAGCGTTGTTGGGTTTGCTGGGCTTGTACGCATAAAAAATAATAAATGCTATCCACACTAAGCCTAAAATAAAGTAGCTAAAGTATTCGGCGCGCTCAAGTTGGTCGCTTGAGTTGTTTTTTGGGTTAGCGTTTGTAATATTCATCTGCCGTCATTAAATCCAACTCAATATATTTAGAGGCGTTTGCGTGAGTGAATGCACGAAATAAAGTGGTTTAAAGGTATTTGATTGTTGTTAGCAAACCTGAAAATAATCTACCGCTCAAGGAGCATGACAACCTTTGTCAGGTGCGTTTTACCCTTAAAATTTTACGCCTATTTTTATTTTAGCCATTTTTAACCGCGCCTTGACTCGTGCAAAGGTCTCATTTTGCATTCATTCATGCACAGGTATTGTCTGAGGTGTTTAAGCCATTTTTTAAAAAACTTGGTTTGGTGATTAAACTTAAAAACCGTACAGATTGTAGCGTTTAATCCCGTTAAGTGTCTTTTTAATGTACATTGAGAGTTCTTTTAAGGGCTTAATAAGTCTTTAAGCGGGGCTAAATTAAGTTTTTATACGTTAAAAGTTGCAAGGTTTGCGAGAATTTATTAATTAAAAAGAGTCAGCGCAATCCACAGATAGCACGCAACATAATATTCAAAAGTCTCTCAAAATAACCAAATAAAGGAGTCAGTATGCAAGCCACTCAAGCACAAATTTTAAAACACCACGGCGGGGATGCCGAGCACGCCCGTCAAATGATTACCCAAAGTTACGCTCGGCGCCATGATGCCGATTTTTGGGACTTTTGGGACACTAAAATGGCACCGGTGATTGAGCCAGGTAACTTGTTAATGGACGTGGGCGCCGGCATTGGTCAGTTTGTAAACGATTTGGCGTTGCGTTATCCGCACAACACGGCGCTGGGCATTGACGCGGCGCAATACATGTTGGCCGCACAACTGGCGTTACCGGCCAACGGCCGATTTTTAAAAGACGATTTAAATCAACCCGCCGCACCCATAGAACCTGGGTCGGTGGCGGTGGTCATGGCCAATATGTTGGTGCACGAACTGCCACAACCGGTTAATTTGTTTAAAGCGGTGTTTGCCTGGCTTAAACCCGGTGGACGTTTTTGTGTGATTGATTTGGTACGCCAACCGCTGCAACAGTATTTAGAACACAAATACAGCCCGCCACAAATTTGGCAAGAACCCATGCCGCGCGCACAGTTAGAAGATGTGTTTGAGCATTTTTTAGAGCACAACCGTTATCACGCCGACGATTTGATTTATTTGCTGACGCAAGCGGGTTTTGTTGTATTAGAAAACACCCCGCAAAACAGCGGTCGCATGGTGCGTATTGTGGTTGAAAAACCGCTTTAATACCCAAAAAAACACAGGCCTCATGCAACCAACCAGGCCTGGTCAAAGGAGTCACTTATGTCAATGTCATCGTTAAACTCATCGCTTAAAGAGTATCAATACATTCGATTTTTTAACCAACTGCGTTTAACCGATGTGCCGTTGGTAGGGGGCAAAAACGCCTCACTGGGCGAGATGTATCAACAGTTGGTGCCCCAAGGCGTGCCGATTCCCAATGGCTTTGCCATTACCGCCCAGGCCTATCGTTACCTGCTCGACCAAAATGATTTATGGCCGCAAATGCACGCCTTATTGGACGATGTTGAGGTAGGACAAACCGTCAAGCTGCAAGCGCGTGGCGCACAGTTAAGAGCGCTTATTAATAATGCGCCACTGCCCGAGCCTTTGGTGGCCGAAATGACGGACGCCTATCACGCGTTAATGGCCAGTTTTGGTGTAGAAGGCTCGTTGGCGATTCGCAGTTCGGCGACCGCGGAGGATTTACCCACCGCCAGTTTTGCCGGTCAGCAAGAAACTTTTTTAAACATTCTGGGCGTTGAGGCGTATTTGAGCGCGTGCCAACAGTGTTTTGCCAGTTTGTTTACCGACCGCGCCATTCATTACCGCATGGAAAAAGGCTTTGACCACTTTGATGTCGCACTGTCGATTGGCGTGCAGTGGATGGTGCGTTCCGATTTGGCCACCTCGGGGGTGATGTTTTCGATTGACACCGAAAGCGGTTTTAGTGATGTAGTGATGATTAATGCGGCCTATGGTTTGGGCGAAAACGTGGTGCAGGGTGCCGTTGATCCAGACGAGTTTTACGTCCACAAACCCACCTTTAACCAAGGCTATCGCGCGGTGTTAAAGCGCCATTTAGGGGCTAAAAAAATCAAAATGATTTACACCAGGCCTGGTCAAAACACCAAAGACGCACCGTCGATTATGAATGTAGCGACCACGCACGCCGAACAAACGCAGTATTGCATTACCGACGCCGAAGCGCTTAAGTTGGCCGAGTTTGCCATTAAAATTGAGCAGCACTATTCGGAACAAGCCGGCCAACCGCGCCCCATGGACATTGAATGGGCCAAAGACGGCGTAACCGGTGAGTTGTTTATTGTGCAAGCGCGCCCCGAAACCGTGGTGTCGCAAACCAATGCGCACACCTTGGCGCAGTATCATATTGGTACGCCAACCCCCGCACCCTTAATTTGTGGGCGCGCGGTGGGGGCTAAAATTGCCAGTGGTCGCGTGCGAGTGATTGAATCGGTGGCGCAGTTAAGCGAGTTTAAGCCAGGCGAAGTCTTGGTGTCCGACATCACCACTCCCGATTGGGAGCCAGTCATGCAAACCGCCGCCGCGCTGGTCACCAATCGCGGCGGTCGAACTTGTCATGCCGCCATCATCGCGCGCGAGCTGGGGATTCCCGCCGTGGTTGGAACAGAACACGGCACTGCAACGCTTAAAACCGGCCAAAGGGTGACCGTGTCGGCCGCCGAAGGCGATGAAGGTCGCGTGTACGACGGTGAGGTGGCGTTTAGCATACTTAAAACCGATTTAAGCGCCCTGCAAAAACCCAAAACGCAGATGATGCTTAATTTAGGCAATCCCGAGTTGGCGTTTAGCGTCAATCAACTCCCTAATGATGGGGTGGGTTTGGCGCGTATGGAATTTATTATCAGCAGTCAAATTCAGGTGCATCCGCAAGCGTTGTTGGCACCGCATTTGGTGACGTGCGCGGATACGCGCGCCAAAATTAACCAATTAACCCAAGGATTTGCCAGCGGCAGTGACTATTTTGTGCACACCTTAATTGAAGGGATTGGCACCATTGCGGCAGGATTTTACCCAAAGCCCGTGGTGGTTCGTTTATCGGATTTTAAGTCAAACGAGTACGCCAGCCTGTTGGGCGGCGAATTTTTTGAGTTAAAAGAAGAAAATCCCATGCTGGGGTTTAGGGGGGCATCGCGTTACAACGACCCCGACTTTAGCGCCAGTTTTGCCTTAGAATGCCAAGCCATTAAAACCGTACGCGAAACCTTGGGGCTTAGTAATGTGATTGTGATGGTGCCGTTTTGTCGTCGGGTTGAAGAGGCTAAAAAAGTGATTGAAACGCTCAGCGCCAATGGTTTAAGCCGTGGGCAGGCCGGATTACAAATTTATATGATGTGTGAGATTCCTAATAACGTATTGTTAATAGACGAGTTTTCGGTGTATTTTGATGGGTTTTCGATTGGCACAAACGATTTAGCGCAATTGGTGCTAGGCGTGGATCGAGATTCGGCCAAAGTGGCGTTTAATTACGATGAACGTGACGCGGGCGTTAAAAAATGGTGCAAATGGCGGTAGAAGGCGCGCATCGCAATGGCAAATACATTGGTCTGTGCGGCCAAGCGCCGTCGGATTATCCTGAGTTTGCCGACTTTTTGGTTGAGCTGGGCATCGACTCGATGAGCCTGAATCCAGACTCACTGTTAAGCACATTGCCGACGGTATTGGCCGCCGAAGCGCGCCTTAAACCAGGATTGCAAAAGGGTTAAAAATGTTTAAAGACGTCT is a genomic window containing:
- a CDS encoding class I SAM-dependent methyltransferase, giving the protein MQATQAQILKHHGGDAEHARQMITQSYARRHDADFWDFWDTKMAPVIEPGNLLMDVGAGIGQFVNDLALRYPHNTALGIDAAQYMLAAQLALPANGRFLKDDLNQPAAPIEPGSVAVVMANMLVHELPQPVNLFKAVFAWLKPGGRFCVIDLVRQPLQQYLEHKYSPPQIWQEPMPRAQLEDVFEHFLEHNRYHADDLIYLLTQAGFVVLENTPQNSGRMVRIVVEKPL
- a CDS encoding putative bifunctional diguanylate cyclase/phosphodiesterase, which codes for MRAYPRIQRAAFIDLDNFKTLNDSKGHRMGDLLLIEVAHRLKNAVREIDTVARIGGDEFVVLIEGIGFDCVSASELSADIAQKILAAFEADFILENITHHSSPSIGIDQFGPKAESAESIIMHADMAMYEAKKQGRNTVRFFNNDMQIKIEHHAAMLSDLRQAVVRGEFELHYQPQINQHLRITGCEALIRWNHPQKGMISPAEFIPLAEESTLILALGEFVIYQACQQLRQWQTHDQLRHVQIAVNVSPKQFAHEQFVPNLLKTIQDTGINPTCLKLELTESLAIQNIEQTIQTMQQLRSIGIQFSMDDFGTGYSSLSVIKQLPLAQVKIDQSFVKGLERERNQENVTIVQTILAMAKALKLEVVAEGVENPAATSNTIRTRLHAVPRLFV
- a CDS encoding PAS domain S-box protein, with protein sequence MDSIYYFLCVQAQQTQQRFIEKNIQTQHIAWQAVQKIHLKGIEAYFETVVNNPKVINNLRLALNPNQADIARAQLYNALLPLQDKLAAQNMNVFHFHTPTNQSFLRFHQPDKFGDDLSNVRISVTRANATLQAVHGFEAGRIESGFRHVFPIILHGEHLGSVELSQSFEPLRIEMGLLDPHSDFSLIQNKHDLELKSFSEFSALYQPSLFSSDWLEQTHQTPRPAKALGSVWQSDASLSKKLNQHVSFGHLLTLDGLTHLATFSAVKNLDNQVNAYLVSIKPAPEMDQNVQYFWFYALISTVTLLILGAAIHQNRRSNRAKMQTTHYLESLYNTMTEGLYATDLQGHITEVNEAALKILGYSKANLIGQNAHSLFHNPKESKHQTCPIETTITFEGELTFIHANGKSFAVHISSQPLHMHQKLAGTVVVFHDISHTKKAQDALRVAATAFESQDGIMITNAAGIILRVNQSFCRLTGYAANEVIGLTPAILNSGKQTQEFYRTLWEVLTTQHFWQGKIWNRRKDGTLYLEWLTITAVLDPELKITQYVANFSDITESHKNQAKIEKLAFYDPLTQLPNRRLLWDRLDLAIQKCVRTQEYSVLLL
- a CDS encoding DUF4160 domain-containing protein; translated protein: MPTISMFYGIVIYLYFFDNERHNLPHIHAKFQDYDASFSIEDGDLLSGNIPLNKQRLVQAWIEIHRESLMADWELAVNGLPPFKIEPLK
- a CDS encoding UvrD-helicase domain-containing protein, encoding MSNEFINNESTLNQVHINPQAAYVQLSHALGLQEDANLPDAAVRFAAINPFDSFIVQAPAGSGKTALLTQRYLALLGQVNQPEQIVAMTFTKKAAAEMRERIMAALRLGLNAAKPNATLFEQNTHALAVCALKRDAQLGWNILQAPHRLRIKTIDGMNGYLVGQMPLLSKMGAQPQVAQNSDLAYLEAVQLTLKSTYCEDAVGQLLRLVNGRFNRAENLLVSMLKKRDQWMGHLVRLRSTDQDEARLHLESALHSIVQSELNEHVAHLSGVQTYLQEACELADYAVQNQQPQLSPLCGAWPLHADLEHLMPWRALAQWLLTSDEKGLRKTVTVKNGFPAGKGLAKEQKDRFLNALAGLNADPHRAQLVESLAVLKNLPQPQYSEEQWDNLQWLVHLLTVAAGYLKVVFQSRGQADFIEIAQAASQALGSALEPTELAEQLDYQIKHILVDEFQDTSAEQNSLMCKLVAGWQPGDGRTLFIVGDPMQSIYRFREAEVGNFLQAWKGRLGEVCLTPVHLTVNFRSTHGVVDWVNRTFVKVFPKRDNIEKGAVSYSPAVAASTDATPAVHEHWALNQAPESEAQAMFALVQQRLAELAAQAKVNPTQKLANIAILGRSRASLMGIARRFKDANIAFKAVELESLAERQEVQDVLALSRALLHLADRPAWIALLRSPLVGLSLADLYALMGDEPAKLHQTVWRLLTANTTPLSDEGQTRLNGVVPILHGALQRLGSVAFSTLVRETWLQLDGAQTVENAVALDNVQVFFDTLAGLDGEALEFSQLDSLLADLYAKADARPEAQQIELMTMHKSKGLEFDTVILPGLGRKPRSNDHQLVSWFAFLDNSALDETPVEQLVIAPIDQKARTRRL
- a CDS encoding PD-(D/E)XK nuclease family protein: MLKRFEQQKQDYELARLFYVACTRAKCQLHLFGSVRFQLSDKDSDTLDSGFTDTLKPPSSSLLAPLWPCVAAQFVALAKAFEPAPSQVDALKPIIKVSRLPLERVGFKPSALMLKDVAVNKLADQVKNPVNETLPGLVESALLNTEVGKLVHKVLEHVVVQGLEHWPLANVAAQLLQRQPIYAHWLTQQGVIDDLPVALARVQQSLQNALSHAQVRWALSNHWDESATELALVSTQLSDATVDESIEHLQQTNQLNLHVVDRTFVDDANTRWIIDYKTSAFVGEWRALDVTERQAFINAKITHYQPQLARYGALFAQLENRPQKWVLYFSDLNEWVELAVEG
- a CDS encoding DUF2442 domain-containing protein, which translates into the protein MHLVSSVKPLDNYQLAVTFKTGEERLFDVSPFLEKGVFVQLKNPDFFRRAFIAWDTVCWPNELDISPDTIYLCSKPLQAAQ